In one window of Leptospira sp. GIMC2001 DNA:
- a CDS encoding patatin-like phospholipase family protein, whose protein sequence is MFPLERIVHNFIEIFSPPEVALAIAGGGCKALYGLGVGYEMKQWGLALKEVSGVSAGSAMALCLIGGSEEETVEYFEEITRRNDSNFKLSNLFFGERVFPHESMYRRTIRFAANWDAIKNSSSKVFILTVRAKPKVEEKFKARVELGKLIAETAQAYTKDERDRLAGIVCNRTQEVLKKWNMTEIVYTEKDFHSPEVLEQIIMNSSSIPPVVSMQSKENEYYIDGGLTNNLALEFFSDHLPKIGIYYEDSTLIGKNPDILNNTYLIKPSEPLPITSFDYTNPKGVRAAYELGKKDARNQKEKIMEHIRFKRGQSFPRLW, encoded by the coding sequence ATGTTTCCACTGGAAAGAATAGTCCATAATTTTATAGAAATCTTCTCACCTCCTGAAGTAGCACTCGCTATCGCAGGCGGAGGATGCAAAGCTTTGTACGGATTGGGTGTGGGCTACGAGATGAAGCAGTGGGGACTCGCGTTAAAGGAAGTTTCTGGTGTGAGTGCTGGATCTGCTATGGCGCTCTGTCTCATCGGCGGAAGTGAAGAAGAAACAGTTGAGTACTTCGAGGAAATTACAAGAAGAAACGATAGCAATTTTAAATTGAGCAATCTTTTCTTCGGTGAGCGAGTGTTTCCTCATGAATCCATGTATCGTAGAACCATTCGTTTTGCTGCAAATTGGGATGCGATCAAAAATTCTTCAAGCAAAGTTTTCATCTTAACTGTTCGAGCTAAACCCAAAGTCGAAGAAAAGTTCAAAGCACGAGTAGAGCTAGGTAAGCTAATTGCAGAAACTGCTCAAGCCTATACTAAAGATGAGAGAGATCGTCTAGCTGGAATTGTTTGTAACCGAACGCAAGAAGTATTAAAGAAATGGAATATGACAGAAATCGTATATACTGAAAAAGATTTCCATAGCCCAGAAGTTCTAGAACAGATAATTATGAATTCATCTAGTATTCCTCCAGTTGTATCTATGCAAAGTAAAGAAAATGAATATTATATTGATGGCGGACTAACCAATAACTTAGCTTTGGAATTTTTCTCTGATCATCTTCCAAAGATTGGAATTTATTATGAAGACTCAACATTAATCGGTAAGAATCCAGATATTTTGAACAATACCTATCTTATCAAGCCATCCGAACCTCTTCCGATCACTTCCTTTGATTATACCAATCCTAAAGGCGTTCGAGCCGCTTATGAATTGGGCAAGAAAGATGCAAGAAACCAAAAAGAAAAGATTATGGAACATATCCGATTTAAACGAGGTCAGTCTTTTCCTAGGTTGTGGTAA
- a CDS encoding LIC_11321 family protein, with amino-acid sequence MKKKNLVFIQATLLGIVLIVPILSQSSRDVNPRQGDLKDDDKSIRYVDKNKKGCCKIKYPSGGYDFFVSSEDDCRSNLYFDRFLGDNNSLCFHWKE; translated from the coding sequence ATGAAAAAGAAAAATTTAGTTTTTATACAAGCGACTCTATTAGGAATCGTTCTAATTGTTCCTATCCTATCTCAATCTAGTAGAGATGTGAATCCACGTCAGGGTGATTTGAAGGATGATGATAAATCCATTCGTTATGTTGATAAGAATAAAAAGGGATGCTGTAAGATAAAGTATCCTTCTGGCGGATATGATTTTTTTGTTTCGTCTGAAGATGATTGTAGATCTAATTTATATTTTGATAGATTTCTCGGTGATAACAATTCCTTATGTTTCCACTGGAAAGAATAG
- a CDS encoding RluA family pseudouridine synthase → MELTATVLEEYNDQRLDIFLLEAVGDDLTRSAIQKWIRSECVQLDDKPITKTGHKVYTGEIYKILVPAKPKPFLEPVKMEIPIVWEDEHIRIVHKAPGIATHPGPGDRSITLVNGLLYQFNNLSAGTGTDRPGIVHRLDKPTEGLLVVAKNDRAHAAMAKLFMDRQIHKTYYAWVLQAPQESKGTIDLPIGRHPKERLKMTVREDGRPSITHYETLQVVCTKRGRKFSFVKIQLETGRTHQIRVHFQHIGCPVVGDLLYSRSGNDYKKYGLLLLARTIQFVHPFTQEEISAEIPLPTRFLDFEKNCVNIF, encoded by the coding sequence ATGGAATTAACCGCAACCGTTCTCGAAGAATACAATGATCAAAGGCTTGATATATTTCTATTGGAAGCCGTTGGCGATGACCTAACTAGGTCAGCAATCCAGAAATGGATTCGTAGCGAATGCGTGCAATTAGACGACAAGCCCATAACTAAAACGGGACATAAGGTATATACCGGAGAGATTTATAAAATCTTGGTGCCCGCAAAACCAAAACCCTTTCTAGAACCGGTAAAAATGGAAATACCCATTGTATGGGAAGATGAGCATATTCGAATTGTTCATAAAGCGCCAGGGATTGCAACTCATCCTGGTCCTGGGGACAGATCCATTACATTAGTAAATGGACTTCTATACCAATTCAACAATTTGTCAGCTGGAACTGGTACAGATCGTCCAGGAATCGTGCATAGATTGGATAAACCTACGGAAGGTTTGTTGGTCGTTGCAAAAAATGATCGTGCACATGCAGCTATGGCAAAACTTTTTATGGATAGGCAAATCCATAAGACCTATTATGCATGGGTACTTCAAGCTCCTCAAGAATCTAAAGGAACAATTGATCTTCCAATCGGAAGACATCCAAAAGAAAGATTGAAAATGACTGTGAGAGAAGATGGAAGACCATCAATAACTCATTATGAAACGTTGCAAGTGGTCTGTACTAAACGTGGACGAAAATTTAGCTTCGTAAAAATTCAATTAGAGACAGGACGCACCCATCAGATAAGGGTACATTTTCAACATATTGGTTGTCCAGTTGTGGGTGATTTACTTTATTCAAGATCTGGAAATGATTACAAAAAATACGGATTGCTACTTCTCGCAAGAACAATTCAATTTGTACATCCGTTTACTCAAGAAGAAATATCTGCAGAGATTCCTTTGCCAACACGCTTTCTAGATTTTGAGAAAAACTGCGTGAATATCTTTTAG
- a CDS encoding OmpA family protein, with protein sequence MNFKNLINLLIIALVSSTLVLCSSTETKQPETEPVAENTEVEEPKTRSFDMNILDEINITLKEYRYPDGVRRRGFSYKKADVTKEDFNLWAKENVNFIKEALDKLPAEYAVQVIGHADSTGPEEAEGAKKGNAYYSQIRAEAVKTALVQQGIPAERIAIKAVGSAEPVSGYDEQDEINRRVTFQVIAVEPAEDSTVE encoded by the coding sequence ATGAATTTTAAAAATCTTATAAATCTTCTTATTATTGCTCTAGTATCATCTACACTAGTTCTTTGTTCATCAACAGAAACAAAGCAACCTGAAACAGAACCAGTTGCAGAGAATACAGAAGTTGAAGAGCCAAAAACTCGTTCTTTTGATATGAACATATTAGATGAAATTAACATTACTCTAAAAGAATACAGATATCCAGATGGTGTTCGTAGAAGAGGTTTCAGCTACAAGAAAGCTGATGTTACTAAAGAAGACTTCAATCTTTGGGCAAAAGAAAACGTAAACTTCATTAAAGAAGCACTCGATAAATTGCCAGCAGAGTATGCTGTTCAAGTTATTGGACATGCGGACTCAACAGGACCTGAAGAAGCTGAAGGTGCGAAGAAAGGTAATGCTTATTACTCACAAATCCGTGCTGAAGCAGTTAAGACTGCTCTTGTTCAACAAGGAATTCCTGCAGAAAGAATTGCAATCAAAGCCGTTGGTTCAGCTGAGCCAGTGAGCGGATATGATGAGCAAGACGAGATCAACAGACGTGTTACTTTTCAAGTAATTGCTGTTGAACCAGCAGAAGATTCTACAGTAGAATAA
- a CDS encoding pyridoxal phosphate-dependent aminotransferase, with protein MSHFQSKRFQDLSENYEEINPIIELKKNRENSKLKVLDLTETNPTKLGFNYPKEMMLHEIANEFSWIYEPNPQGLQSAREAIQNYYIERLSTNVTNQFDVSELFHPDKFYLTSGTSEAYALVLKSITNPSDEILVQSPGYPLLDFLARWELVEPVSFESIADIESKITKRTRAIMIVQPNNPNGYTLSLDEIQAYESIAYKYNLVVIIDEVFADYVNSNILYHYFISNRVPVITVNGLSKLAGLPGWKLAWIHLQIPEDPESLWNEIPKRLEWLTDSYLSVNSIVQEVLPTILSSRHMIQNQIRSRIRRNYGKAMEILADKEDINIPEYNGGWYINISIELNREKLESLNQNLLSNGISKDDLDSIGHPDELFAITLLQQYGIYLHTGSMFNFSKEMNEDSNDKIRIILILSLIVKEEDFHEAILGLSSLCSSRV; from the coding sequence ATGAGTCATTTTCAATCTAAGCGCTTTCAGGATTTATCTGAAAATTATGAAGAGATCAATCCAATCATCGAGCTTAAGAAAAATCGGGAAAATTCCAAACTAAAAGTTCTAGACTTAACTGAGACCAACCCGACTAAGCTTGGTTTTAACTATCCGAAAGAAATGATGCTCCATGAAATAGCGAATGAATTTTCTTGGATATATGAACCAAATCCTCAAGGTTTACAATCTGCACGAGAAGCAATACAGAACTATTACATAGAGAGACTATCGACCAATGTAACCAATCAATTCGATGTTAGTGAACTATTTCATCCAGATAAATTTTACTTAACATCTGGAACTTCTGAAGCCTATGCTTTAGTTCTAAAATCAATCACCAATCCATCAGATGAAATTTTAGTTCAATCACCAGGGTATCCGCTTTTGGATTTTTTGGCGAGGTGGGAACTTGTTGAGCCAGTCTCATTTGAATCGATTGCAGATATTGAGTCGAAAATTACAAAAAGAACCAGAGCTATTATGATTGTGCAGCCCAATAATCCCAATGGCTATACTTTAAGTTTAGATGAAATACAAGCATATGAGAGCATTGCATACAAATACAATCTAGTTGTCATCATAGATGAGGTTTTTGCTGATTACGTAAATTCGAATATACTATATCATTATTTTATTTCCAATAGAGTGCCTGTGATAACTGTGAATGGTCTGTCTAAATTGGCTGGTCTTCCGGGATGGAAACTTGCATGGATTCATCTTCAGATTCCCGAAGATCCTGAGAGCTTATGGAATGAGATTCCAAAAAGATTGGAATGGCTCACGGATTCCTATCTATCAGTGAATTCCATTGTGCAAGAAGTCCTTCCAACTATATTAAGTTCCAGACATATGATTCAGAATCAAATTAGAAGTCGTATACGGAGAAATTATGGAAAGGCAATGGAGATTCTAGCAGATAAAGAAGACATTAATATTCCTGAATACAATGGCGGATGGTATATCAATATTTCAATAGAATTGAATCGAGAAAAACTGGAATCATTGAATCAGAACCTTTTGTCAAATGGGATAAGTAAGGATGATTTAGATTCCATTGGACATCCGGATGAACTTTTTGCCATTACACTTCTGCAGCAATATGGAATCTATCTTCATACTGGATCCATGTTCAATTTTAGTAAGGAAATGAATGAAGATTCGAATGATAAAATAAGGATTATTCTTATCCTTAGCTTGATTGTAAAGGAAGAGGACTTTCATGAAGCGATTTTAGGTCTGAGTTCGCTTTGTTCCAGTAGGGTATAA
- a CDS encoding MFS transporter — MEEQNLHDHKQERWIIVILAFMQFAHILDFVIMMPLGPFFMQEFKINSLQFGILVSVYTFSAGIFGLLGAFYLDRYDRKFAAIFVFSGFTFGTIFCAFAPDYNTLLVARAVAGGFGGIIGAVVLAIIGDIIPFFRRGKATGAVMSAFSIASVIGIPIGMILAENFGWHAPFLALGILSLAFIPLSYKILPTMRLHLEGIDSTKPAWNSISIVLSRKNSYLVFLFLTCLMFGGFTIIPFLTPYMVGNVGLQMNELKYIYLFGGLFTFFSMNIIGKLSDRFGKQKIFTFVAILSWAPVLFVTNMTTTPLALTLTVTTIFMVLVSGRIVPAFAIITSTVEPQLRGSFMSITSSVQQLASGLASFLAGTIIYEVGNHTLVNYNIVGYIAVIASMISVFLVWKLKTAH; from the coding sequence ATGGAAGAACAAAATCTCCACGACCATAAGCAAGAAAGATGGATTATAGTGATACTTGCATTTATGCAATTTGCGCATATTCTAGATTTCGTAATCATGATGCCATTAGGCCCATTTTTCATGCAGGAATTCAAAATCAATTCCTTACAATTCGGAATACTTGTTTCTGTATATACTTTCAGTGCTGGTATATTCGGATTGCTTGGAGCATTTTATCTAGATCGATATGATCGAAAATTTGCAGCAATTTTTGTATTCTCAGGCTTTACTTTTGGAACGATATTTTGCGCCTTTGCCCCCGACTACAATACACTTCTTGTAGCACGAGCAGTCGCTGGAGGCTTCGGTGGAATCATAGGTGCAGTGGTTCTTGCAATCATCGGAGATATAATTCCCTTCTTTAGAAGAGGTAAAGCGACTGGTGCTGTGATGTCGGCATTCTCAATTGCTTCGGTTATTGGTATTCCAATTGGGATGATCCTTGCGGAAAATTTTGGATGGCATGCACCATTCCTTGCCCTTGGCATCCTTAGCTTAGCATTTATTCCTTTGTCATATAAAATCTTGCCAACCATGAGACTTCATCTCGAAGGAATCGACTCAACTAAGCCAGCCTGGAATTCGATCTCTATTGTTCTTTCTCGAAAGAATAGTTATCTTGTATTTCTTTTTTTAACCTGCCTTATGTTTGGTGGCTTTACAATAATTCCATTTCTTACACCTTACATGGTTGGGAATGTTGGTTTGCAAATGAATGAATTGAAATATATTTATTTATTCGGTGGATTGTTTACTTTTTTCTCAATGAATATCATTGGCAAATTATCAGATAGATTTGGTAAACAAAAGATATTTACATTTGTTGCAATACTTTCCTGGGCACCCGTACTTTTTGTTACAAATATGACTACCACACCACTTGCCTTAACCCTCACAGTCACCACTATTTTTATGGTATTGGTGTCTGGTAGAATTGTTCCTGCATTTGCAATCATCACTTCAACCGTTGAACCACAACTTAGAGGTAGCTTTATGAGCATCACTTCTTCCGTTCAACAACTTGCCTCGGGACTCGCATCTTTTCTTGCAGGGACAATAATTTATGAAGTAGGCAATCACACACTGGTAAATTATAATATTGTTGGTTATATCGCGGTGATAGCTTCGATGATTTCGGTTTTTTTGGTTTGGAAATTAAAGACGGCACATTAG
- the panB gene encoding 3-methyl-2-oxobutanoate hydroxymethyltransferase: MKNIVNFFQEKKNKSPISVVTCYDYTFAKLVAATDIDCILVGDSLGMVIQGHNSTLPVTLDEMIYHTKAVRRGAPEKFIIADMPFLSYQTSLEEGIRSAGKIMKESGADAVKLEGGNDDCFELVHRLVECGIPVMGHLGLTPQSYQTLGGYKVQAKDDASAEILLEDSMSLEEAGAFSIVLEMIPESVGKKVSEKIFIPTIGIGAGRYTDGQVLVINDLLGMNSEFTPKFLKKYADLSTTTKSAIQTYHEEVVGKKFPEEKNCF, from the coding sequence ATGAAGAATATTGTCAATTTTTTTCAAGAAAAGAAGAATAAATCTCCGATCTCGGTTGTAACATGCTATGATTATACTTTTGCGAAGCTAGTTGCCGCAACCGATATTGATTGTATTCTAGTTGGTGACTCACTAGGAATGGTGATTCAAGGCCACAATAGCACACTACCTGTTACCCTGGACGAGATGATCTATCATACTAAGGCAGTGCGTCGCGGAGCACCTGAGAAATTCATTATTGCTGATATGCCATTTCTATCATACCAAACTTCTTTAGAGGAAGGTATACGTTCAGCTGGCAAAATCATGAAAGAATCCGGAGCAGACGCTGTGAAATTGGAAGGTGGCAATGACGATTGCTTCGAACTCGTTCACAGATTGGTAGAATGTGGAATTCCAGTGATGGGACATTTAGGACTGACTCCGCAGTCTTATCAAACTTTGGGTGGATACAAAGTTCAAGCGAAGGATGATGCTTCCGCAGAAATTCTATTAGAAGACTCAATGAGTCTAGAAGAAGCAGGAGCATTTTCAATCGTACTGGAAATGATTCCAGAATCGGTTGGTAAAAAAGTTTCTGAGAAGATCTTTATCCCTACCATTGGTATTGGTGCTGGTCGATATACAGATGGTCAGGTTTTGGTTATCAATGATTTATTAGGAATGAATTCAGAGTTTACACCCAAATTTTTGAAGAAGTATGCTGACCTTTCAACGACAACTAAGTCCGCAATACAAACATACCACGAAGAAGTCGTTGGAAAGAAGTTTCCAGAAGAAAAGAATTGCTTTTAG
- a CDS encoding N-acetylneuraminate synthase family protein, with the protein MDIIELEKGFSQTEENIKKLASEHGNSVEIIRGGAVSDTIHIIGDTRKIATKAGYVKELPGVVKIWNVSVPYKNIAKVATGKNGEVVHRETRTVEVKGPDGLVRKFGAGKHIFIVGPDSPQTEEQTMTIAKQAKALGEKYGILDRIILRGGAFKPRTRPTDWRGMGWEGIKMLDQAREATGIPYVTEVMDHTMAEEVSKHADMIQIGTRNAQDFELLEAVGATMKPVILKRGFGNEAEEWFSAAEYIANQGNLNIILCERGVKTLFIKEGYCRNTPDLNVLTHIKKKTILPCIFDPSHVAGDDKIVIKNLLASLPFDPDGSITETLHEEAFRKEQKCDAGQALVMSVYEHAVEAILEYESKIQSITKKIDSYFDNRK; encoded by the coding sequence TTGGACATTATAGAACTAGAGAAGGGATTCTCACAAACAGAAGAAAATATCAAGAAGCTCGCATCTGAGCATGGCAATTCCGTCGAGATCATTCGAGGCGGTGCAGTGTCCGACACAATCCATATCATCGGCGATACAAGAAAAATCGCAACCAAAGCAGGATATGTAAAAGAACTTCCAGGTGTAGTGAAGATTTGGAATGTATCCGTTCCTTATAAAAATATTGCGAAAGTAGCAACTGGCAAAAACGGAGAAGTCGTTCATCGGGAAACTCGCACTGTAGAAGTAAAAGGACCTGATGGTTTAGTTCGTAAATTTGGTGCTGGTAAACATATTTTCATTGTTGGTCCCGATTCTCCTCAGACAGAAGAACAAACTATGACCATCGCCAAACAAGCAAAAGCTCTTGGTGAAAAGTATGGAATCTTAGATAGAATTATTCTTCGTGGTGGTGCATTCAAACCTAGAACTCGCCCGACTGATTGGCGCGGTATGGGATGGGAAGGCATCAAGATGCTTGACCAAGCAAGAGAAGCTACAGGAATTCCATACGTAACAGAAGTTATGGATCATACTATGGCTGAAGAAGTTTCTAAACATGCTGATATGATTCAGATTGGAACTCGCAATGCACAAGATTTTGAACTACTAGAAGCAGTCGGTGCAACAATGAAGCCTGTGATTCTCAAAAGAGGATTTGGTAATGAAGCAGAAGAATGGTTTTCTGCTGCGGAATATATCGCCAACCAAGGTAATCTAAATATTATTTTATGTGAACGCGGAGTCAAAACTCTTTTTATCAAAGAAGGATATTGCCGCAATACTCCTGATTTAAATGTTCTAACACATATTAAGAAGAAAACTATTTTGCCATGTATATTCGATCCGTCACATGTTGCTGGAGATGATAAGATCGTAATCAAGAATCTTCTTGCGAGCTTACCATTTGATCCAGATGGTTCGATTACAGAAACTTTGCATGAAGAAGCTTTCCGTAAGGAACAAAAATGTGATGCTGGCCAAGCACTTGTCATGAGTGTATATGAACATGCAGTCGAAGCGATTTTGGAATATGAATCAAAAATTCAATCTATTACGAAGAAGATAGATAGTTATTTCGATAATCGAAAATAG
- a CDS encoding tRNA dihydrouridine synthase, which translates to MRILLAPMEGLLDFTLRDLLTKVGGIDLCVSEFIRINDTVLPDRRFYRIVPELLNGCHTQSGTPVRVQILGSDPNCMAENAAKVASLGAYGIDINFGCPAPTVNRNRGGAILLKEPELMRKIVEAVRKAVPSNIPVTAKMRLGYDTPIHAMECAEALTDGGAEEIVVHARTKTDGYKPPAYWEWIAKIREITTIPIVANGEIWDIESARRCQEISGCEDIMIGRGAVSNPALALMIRGLRSDPLSWHEMKNLLFEFYLIMEESGDIQNIGGRIKQWYHYLSRQYTQALEEFDYVKRLTNLVDIKESLRTQSLIG; encoded by the coding sequence ATGCGAATACTACTTGCTCCGATGGAAGGCCTGCTCGATTTTACTTTGCGAGATTTATTAACAAAGGTAGGTGGAATTGATCTATGTGTTAGTGAATTCATACGAATCAATGATACAGTTTTACCAGATCGAAGATTTTACAGAATCGTTCCTGAACTACTGAATGGCTGTCATACACAATCTGGAACACCCGTTCGAGTGCAGATTTTAGGCTCAGATCCTAATTGTATGGCCGAGAACGCAGCAAAAGTTGCAAGCTTGGGTGCATACGGAATTGATATAAACTTTGGATGTCCTGCACCTACCGTGAACCGAAACCGAGGTGGAGCTATCCTTTTGAAAGAGCCCGAACTCATGCGTAAAATTGTTGAGGCAGTCAGAAAAGCAGTACCATCAAATATTCCTGTTACAGCAAAAATGCGATTGGGATACGACACTCCGATTCACGCAATGGAATGTGCAGAAGCACTAACCGATGGCGGAGCTGAAGAGATTGTCGTACACGCTCGTACCAAAACAGATGGTTACAAACCGCCTGCTTACTGGGAATGGATTGCAAAGATTAGAGAAATCACGACCATTCCAATCGTAGCCAACGGTGAAATCTGGGATATTGAATCAGCACGCAGATGTCAAGAAATTTCAGGATGTGAAGATATTATGATTGGACGTGGAGCAGTATCTAACCCAGCCCTAGCCCTCATGATTCGCGGATTGAGATCAGATCCACTTTCTTGGCATGAAATGAAAAACCTCCTTTTCGAATTCTATCTGATTATGGAAGAGTCAGGAGATATTCAAAATATTGGAGGCCGGATTAAACAATGGTACCATTATCTTTCAAGACAATACACACAAGCTTTAGAAGAGTTTGATTACGTAAAACGCCTAACAAATTTAGTCGATATCAAAGAATCTTTACGAACGCAATCTTTGATTGGGTAG
- a CDS encoding DAPG hydrolase family protein — MKKVDIELKEPLPVQWNRKSVDSAESGRRILPDGRIEFWIKHSIVKNVSPKMLVWWFKNIEGDISYKGGIYNRYRVWHPEDHVHNSYQERLPDGSIGVGAVLRIVEYLGRNKKYIVNITTKIEKLDEEGFIHNPKLHGILPMAKMVYSFKETEQGTIYENSLILGWKGWTWKLLRFFIEPVFFPPVRGYAWIKHNIEEVGQFEDFLPELYNKEVRQ, encoded by the coding sequence ATGAAAAAAGTTGATATAGAATTAAAAGAACCACTTCCCGTTCAATGGAATCGTAAATCGGTTGATTCAGCAGAATCTGGAAGGCGAATACTTCCAGACGGTCGGATCGAATTCTGGATTAAGCATTCTATTGTAAAAAATGTCTCACCAAAAATGCTCGTGTGGTGGTTTAAAAATATTGAAGGTGATATTAGTTATAAAGGTGGAATCTACAATCGCTATCGAGTATGGCATCCAGAAGATCATGTCCACAATAGTTACCAAGAAAGACTACCGGATGGATCTATCGGTGTTGGTGCGGTCTTAAGGATAGTTGAATACTTGGGTCGCAACAAAAAGTACATTGTAAACATCACAACCAAAATTGAAAAGTTGGATGAAGAAGGTTTTATCCATAATCCTAAATTGCACGGGATACTTCCTATGGCTAAAATGGTTTACAGTTTTAAAGAAACGGAACAGGGGACCATCTATGAAAATTCTTTAATCTTGGGATGGAAAGGGTGGACATGGAAATTGCTTCGCTTTTTTATTGAGCCAGTATTTTTTCCACCTGTTAGAGGTTATGCGTGGATAAAACATAATATTGAAGAGGTTGGTCAATTTGAAGATTTTCTACCTGAGCTTTACAATAAAGAAGTGAGGCAATAA
- a CDS encoding TetR/AcrR family transcriptional regulator — protein MQITEKILKKEFEKYKNPQSEKEILIIQAGEKLFSQKGYAATTTAELAKLASVTERTLFKYFPNKSLLYLRILSGLLYMTILPNHMQDLKDRLTKIEGSYKEWYLSLIRARFQAASQNRDKVKLLIDALLHEKSFAKIFGKLWKENLFDSSVKAIEHFQNKGEIRGELDPTAVARASYSLMASFIVYRFALGIDIDHTDEAEALSLINIFIQGIGERK, from the coding sequence ATGCAAATTACTGAGAAAATACTAAAGAAAGAGTTTGAGAAATATAAAAATCCGCAGTCAGAGAAGGAAATTCTTATCATCCAAGCAGGGGAAAAGTTATTTTCACAGAAAGGATATGCAGCTACGACAACGGCAGAATTGGCTAAACTAGCTTCCGTAACAGAAAGAACTCTATTTAAATATTTTCCTAATAAATCGTTGCTTTACCTTCGTATCCTGTCAGGTCTTTTGTATATGACCATTCTTCCGAATCATATGCAAGATCTAAAGGATCGACTAACTAAGATTGAAGGAAGTTATAAAGAATGGTATTTAAGTCTTATTAGAGCACGATTTCAAGCAGCATCTCAGAATCGAGACAAAGTCAAATTGCTCATCGATGCCCTTTTGCATGAGAAATCTTTCGCCAAGATTTTTGGCAAACTTTGGAAGGAGAATCTATTTGATTCATCTGTCAAGGCTATAGAACATTTCCAAAATAAAGGCGAGATTAGAGGCGAGCTTGATCCTACTGCTGTTGCGAGAGCATCTTATAGTCTTATGGCAAGTTTTATAGTATATCGATTCGCTCTTGGAATCGATATCGATCATACTGATGAAGCCGAAGCTTTATCCCTAATCAATATCTTCATCCAAGGAATTGGCGAACGAAAATAA